The sequence TGATAAAAAAGGGGTTCTTGACAAACTGGAAGTCTGGATAGAAGTAGATGAAAAACTTCTAAAAGATGGAGTGGGAAGCCTCGATTTTCTCAAGAAAAAAATAGAAGAAGATATGTTGAACAATCTCTTCATAAACGCAAAGGTTAAGTTGGTTGAACCGAAAACTCTCGAAAGAAGCATGGGCAAGGCAAAAAGAATTATAGACAGAAGAGAACTAAACATTTGAAAGGGAGGGTATAATGAAGGGCAAATATGCAATCAAACAGATATCCATATTCCTCGAGAACAGAAAAGGAAGACTTGCCGATGTGGCAAAGACACTCTCACTGGCAGACATAAACATAAGAGCTCTATTCCTGGCAGATTCTTCAGAATTCGGAATACTAAGACTCGTAGTAAACAATCCGGAAAAAGCAAAAGCCGTCCTGCTGGCAGACAATTTCGCAGCCACAGAAACAGACGTCTTTGCAGTAGAAGTAGAAGACAAACCAGGAGGATTTTACAGAATAGTAAAAGTTCTGGCCGAAAACGATATAGACGTAGAATACACTTACGCATACGCAGGCTCTTCATCAAAAGCTATTCTATTTTTTAAAGTAAAAGACACCCTTTTTGAGAAAGCCGTAAAACTGCTTGAAGAAAGCGGCGCAAAACTCCTTGAAGCCGCTTCAGTATACAATTAAGGAGGTAGCTTATGGACTTTTTCTTTGCGGTAAGCCCAATTCTTCTCGTCCTTATTGGAATGCTCCTTTTCTCCCGATCAGGCGTCTTTATGTCAGTAGCCGGCTGGATTTTTGCAGGCCTCGTAGCATGGTTATACTTTCAAACTCCTCTTTCTGTCGTAATAGGTGCAAGTATCTATGGAATAGTAAAAGCTTTCGCTATTACTTTTGCTGTAGCTTTTACTATGTTAATGATCTTCATAATGAAAGAGACTGGTGCTCTTTCTGAAATCGTCAAAACAATTCGTTCAATCACGACAAACAAAGTAGAACAAACCCTCTTCATAGGTATGGGGTTTGGTTCTTTAGCAACATCTCTTGGAGTTGTAACACCGGCTCTCTTTCCTCCTGTATTTGTGGCTCTTGGATTTACGCCTTTAGCAGCTGTTGCAATATCGATTCTCTGCTATGATCCTCTAACATCATTTGCCCTTCTATCAATTCCCATTACACTTCCTGCAAGAGTTGTATGGGGTCCATTCAATATAAGACCACCAGGAATAGTAAATCTTGAGCAA is a genomic window of Desulfurobacterium indicum containing:
- a CDS encoding acetolactate synthase, with translation MKGKYAIKQISIFLENRKGRLADVAKTLSLADINIRALFLADSSEFGILRLVVNNPEKAKAVLLADNFAATETDVFAVEVEDKPGGFYRIVKVLAENDIDVEYTYAYAGSSSKAILFFKVKDTLFEKAVKLLEESGAKLLEAASVYN
- a CDS encoding L-lactate permease produces the protein MDFFFAVSPILLVLIGMLLFSRSGVFMSVAGWIFAGLVAWLYFQTPLSVVIGASIYGIVKAFAITFAVAFTMLMIFIMKETGALSEIVKTIRSITTNKVEQTLFIGMGFGSLATSLGVVTPALFPPVFVALGFTPLAAVAISILCYDPLTSFALLSIPITLPARVVWGPFNIRPPGIVNLEQFIWVFTQKITIFLPVVSVCFALMMLYFVGKWEAVRKNLIPAVVSGLVLSLSALTMAYTKIVPVEVIGVLSGFFTMIVIYFMFRKSEKNRNKT